CGTGCGACATTGTTGCCTCTACAGTAGTCCTGCGACTGTCATTTTCGAACATTGACAGAATACGTTCCCGACTACGGAAACTTCCCCATCTAGCGATTTCGTATTTGGCTGTGGTTGGGAAGTCGTCGAGGACGTATTTCATATCAGTCGTGGTCAGACCAAGAATTTCCTTGGCTACAATCACGTCTATCTCTGCCCTGGCAGCCAGACGCGATTCTTCACTCACAAACTGACCATCACCATCCTCGACCCAGCCCCTTTGTTGCAGATCTGCCCAAAGAGGCTGCATCTCGTCGCCGCAACACACCAGTTGTGCGGATAGTTGCACACAACGCCGCACGCCGGGAGTATCCAGTGATGGGTTAGGAATCGGTATGCTGTCGAGAATTGAATAGTTGAGATGAAGGCTCACTTTTCGACGCACGATGTAATCTACCGCAAAGGAGTTGGCTGCGGCAACCCACCAAAGGTATTGCCACGGTTCTGCATCCTTGAGCACAATCGTCGGGACTGAGTGTCCAGATACGGATTCCGGAGGCAGTATGGTCGCGACTAGACTTCGCTCATTCGTCGGGCTTGCGACATCGCAGAAGCCGATGCGGTATTTAGAGATTCGGTCAAGTACTTTGGGAGGCAGTTTGTCCGATTCAATCCACCACTGTGGCTGGATACATTTGGCAGAACTACCGAACTTCAAGTCATCCCAGACAGCCGATCGGCCACGACCGGAGACATATCCCTTTGCACGATGATCAAACTGCCCGACAAGTCGGCCTTCGTACACAGGTACGCCCATGCCCTCTGAGTTGAAAAGGTGCCGGTCGTTGCCCATGTCGATTTCGCGCATGTACTCTCGAACTGGCCGCCATTTTTCTGTATCGCCAAACTTAGGCCATCGCCCATACGTCTTTATGGAAAGGTCGATAGCTTCCTGGGATTCAAGCTCTGGTATTGCCAAGGCAAGCGGTGAGAGTTCACGAATTAGAGTTACATCCATCTGGACGCGGTTGGAGTCAGTCGGCTTGAGGTCGTTGGTGCTGTCGAGTCGGAACGCAACCGGGAATCGGCTAGTCGCGCCACCGCGCCGCGAGACATAGAGGCAGAATTTTGCGGCCGTATGTACGTCCTTGAACCAAGCTTCATTTGTGTTAATAAATCCCAACAACTGGATAAGTCGCGTCTGTTCGTACAGGTGTTGTCGAATAGCGGCTGCGTTGGGTCCGTTCGAGAGGTTTTCCGGAACGAACTGTGCTGCAGTACCTTTACTGGCCACGGTAGTCAGAGCCGTTTCAACAAACATGCGGTAGATATTGAAGTCGCCTTTGCCTAAGTTGCCTTTGGCAAACATGTTGTATCGACCGCTGTTCTTAATGTAGTGAACGGAAGAGTATAAGTAGCGGCGGTGTGATTCCCAGCTTGACTTAATCTCCGCAGAGTCCAACAGCAGATCGACAATCGCTTGCTGACCCGCCTTATCCTGAGAACGGATGTCGGGATCGAATGCAGAGAAAAACTCTTTCACATCCGGGCTCATCGTGTCCCACGGCGGGTTCCCCAGTATCACATCAAACCCACCGTTCCAGCCGCAGTCGGTGTTGTCTGCGTCGGCCCACTCATCCAGCTTGTTGGCCGCACGGCTCTGCTCGCGCTGCTCCCGGCTCAGCAGCCGGAAGATCTGTGGGAAGGCGAGGTGCCAATGGAAGAACTGGTACTCGCCCTCTAGGCGCTGGACCTCTTCCCGCAGCCATGGGGCTTGACTGTGGGGGTTGGCGGTGAGGTTGGCGAAGACCTCTTCGGTGATGGCGTCCCAGCCATCGGTATCTCGCTTGTCTTTCTTCCAGACAAAGGCGGCGCACCAGGCGTCTGCGGCGAGTCGCGCGTCTCGGTAAGACTGCGACTGGATCGCTTGGACGTAGCGTTCCGATAACGCGAGCACAGCCTCGACGGAGTCGGCGTCACCCTGGTCGAGATTAGCGATCGTCTGGGCCATGTTGCCCAGATCGACAGGGAACTGGTTGCGCAGTTCGGCCAGGAAGCTGGTCTGCCCCTTGCCTCCCTTCTTACGTTCCTGCTTGTTTCGCTTCTTGTACTCGGCGGCGATCTTCTTGTCGTCGCCCTCGATCGGCTTGAAGGCATCGTCTGGGATACCGCCTGCCATCAGTCGGGGCGTCGTCCCGAGCAGGGAGTTGCCAACCTGGATGTGGGCGTCGAGGAAGGTCAGCGGCTTGCCCGGTTCGAGCGACTCCATCCATAAGGCGACCTTGCAGAGCTCGGCAGCCATGGGATTGATGTCTACGCCAAAGACACAGCGACGGATGACATCGCGCAGGGCGTGCTGGTGGTCTTCGGGCGTCGGCTGGGTCTCCCCCGTGCGGGTGGAGGCGAGGCGATAGGCCAGGCGGTGGGCGGCGGCGATCAGGAAGTGGCCGCTACCGCAGGCGGGGTCGCAGACGGTGATGTTGAGGATGGCCTGCTCATGCGCTTCCTGGATAGAGGTGCCATCCGCACGTGCCGTTATTGTCGCTTCCTTGATCCGATCCTCTACCACGGGATCGAGGGCGGAATCGAGCAGGCATTGGACGAGTGAATCGGGCGTGTAGTACGAGCCGGTGGTTTTGCGCTCGTTGCCTGATGCGGAGCGGAGGGAGAAGGCCTTGGCTTGGAGGTCAATATCTGGGTTTAATTCGAGGAGCGACTCGTAGACCGAGCCGAGCTCTTCGGAGCCGAGGTTGCGGTAATCGACGGCCCGGAGGGTGTTGTCACGCTCAATAAAGGCGAGCTTGCGAACCGCATCGAGCAGGTCCATGTTGCGAATCAGTACAGGCTGCTGGCCTTCAACGGCTTGGGCCGGGCCGAGCAGGTCGGGGGTTGAGTTTCCAGACCAGAGGAAAGAGCCGAGGCCCGGGAGGCCGAGTTCCGGGCAGCCATTTGATTGAGCAAGTGATTGTGAGACGAGACTGAAGATATGCCAGAGGTCGGCGTGCTTGGAGCCACGGATGGTGTCCGCGAGATATCTGAAGTGGCGCGTCGAATAATTGGCGTCGTAGAGCGAGCAGGCACTCTCCTCGGCATCGGGAGAGTGGAGAAGATCGCGGTCCTCAGCCACAAACAAGAAGAGTAGGCGGTAGACAATACGTAATAGTTGGCGGTAGTAGTCTTGGGTTGAGAGCTCGCCGGATTCGAGTTTGCTGCGGAGTTGGTCGTTTTTCCGGTGAGCGATAAAGCCGGTGCCGAGGGCTTCGATCGATCGCGTTACCCCTACGCGGAGGTCGCTGAGTATTCGGGTGCCTTGCTCGCGTGCGACCTTGCTCCATTTTTCGAGCCAGCAGTCCTCGGGCATGTCTCCTTCGAGACGCGATTGGTGGCAGAGAACCCATAGGAGAGCAAAGTCCGCATAGACTTCGCCTTCGAGCATGGCTTCGAGATCGAATTCGACAAAAGACTGCCGGGAGAGAGCAAGGTTGTCACGAAGGATTCGAAGCTGCAGGCCGTTTGAGACGAACGCCCAGAGATGGTCGTCCGATCGGTTGAGATACTCCTGAACAAGACTGTGCGGGCTGGCGGTTGCAGCACCTCGAACACCCTTAGCGCGGCGATCCATCGAGAGCTTGCAGCCAACGAGGTGGATGGGCACCTCCTGCCAGAATCGCTCGATGGGGTAGACCTTTCCGTCGATTTCAGGGGATTTCTGTGTGGTCAGGCGGCCGTAGCCGAGTTCCTGGAAGAGGGGCAGTAGCCAACGCTCACGAGTGATCAGCGCACCGGTCTCGTCATCGTCGGTGATCTTCTCTCTTGCTTCACTGAACGACTTCCAGAACGCAAGGATGCGAGACCACGACTGGCTGATCGCTTCGTTTAGCTTTACCGAAGGTGGGAGGTGGTAGTCCTCGGGTTTGAGTCCTTCAATTTCCAGTGCGGCGATACGTCGAAGCACGTCGGATGGGAGGACGGACCCCTGCGACCGAATCGTCTGGAATTGCTCCTTACTTCGAGCCATCACGCACCCCCTTGGTGTGGGAGGAGGATAAAACATCCGAGCAGGTCGGCTGGGAGCATGGGTTCTACGACTGCCTTGCCCGTCATCTTTGCTTGCTCACGAATCCGGTTGTGGGCGTCTCCGAGAGCGGCGGCCCTCTGCGTGGCGATCTTGTTGAGTTCCGGATCTAGCGATGAGGCGATGGAGACAAGCCGTTCCAGCTGTGCCTTGGCGAGGGATGGGTTGGTATTCGCACTTGGCTTTGCGTCGAGGAGCGTCTTGGCGACTTCCTCATCAAGCCAAGCCGCTTTTTCCGGGGTCCCTGTGAATGCAGGCGCGATGATCTCCTCCGCCAAGAGGGTCTTCGCCTCGCCGCCTCGCTTCTTGACGTGCAGGTGGTAGCGGTAGCGGACGAGGAGCAGCGTTGTTTTCTCGTTGACGGCGTCTGTTGTGATAATGCCGCAGCGACTGGCGATGGGCTGTTCGTCTTCGGCGGCGATCTCGTCAAGCGCTGTCTCGATGACATAGGAAGCTAGCCCCTCAATCTCCGGACTAGTTCGGCAGAGGTACTTCTCCTTATCCTCGATCGGCAGGTCGAATCGGCCTCGCAAAGTGCCTTCATGGCCAATCGCGTTGCGGAGTGCACGACTTGACTCTTTGGTCAGTCGAATCTCGATGCGTCCATCATTCTTTTCGGAGAAGGGGACTTGCGCGAGATGAAGCACGTCAGTAAGAAACTCTTTGACAAGTGGACCTGCGCCGATTGCCGAACGTACTGCACCAAGCTCCTTAGAGACTTCTTCGGTACTAATCGTGTGCTGTGCGAAGCGGGAGCGAGACTTCTTTTCTTTCTCTCGTGCCTCCTCCCACTTTGCGTGAATCTCTTCTCTCTGTGGTTTAAGCCACTCCTCGAACTGTGGTAGGAAAGCTTGTGCTGGAGAGCCCGACGCGGCTTCACGCAGAAGAAGCCCTTCGAAAAGCGCTTCGGCGACATCTTCACTGTTTCCAGGAACTGCTATCGAGATACCGAGATCACTCTTAATTTGCTTGTGCTTTCGGAGAAGCACGTCGAGAACAACACCATCAATCTGATTGTCACGGCCGAAGTAGGTGACAACTCGTACTTCTGAGTTTGCCTGTCCGAAGCGATCTACTCGACCTTCACGCTGCTCATGCCGGGTCGGATTCCACGACAGGTCGTAGTGGAAGACCGCGTCGAAAGATGCTTGAAGGTTCACGCCTTCGCTGAGACAGTCGGTGCAGACGAGCACTCTTGTTTCATACTCGCTAAGTTGTTCAATACGGGCCTCGCGATCTTTGGGAGGGAGCTGGCCAGTAATGGCGACAACTTCTGCCTTTTGCTTCTTGAGTGCGTCTCTGAGCTGCTCAGCGACATAGTTGGCAGTCTCGATGAACCGACAGAAGACGATGGGATTATGCCCCTTGTTCAGTAGGTCCTTTATGTGCTTGATAGCACCTTGGAGTTTTGCATCCTTTTTGCCTTCGAGCCCTTCGGCTTCTTTGGCGAGAACCCGAATCTTATCCTTTACCGAACGGTCAGCGTCCTTGGAGGCATCGCTTCCAGGCGTGAAATCGAGGGACTCTACTGAATCCGAGTCCTCTTGGTCGAGCACTACACGGCGGCCGAGATCATCAATCTCTTCAGCCGTCTCTGCATCCGCAGTAGCGGCTCTATTTTTCAGTGTAGCCGCTGCCGCTCGTGGGCTAGATGCGATAGCACGTAGCAATGCTACCGCAGACCACCATCGAACCCGCCGATGGCGCTCCTCACCTGGCTCCTCGGCTAGGATGCTACGTGCAAACTGGAACGCCTTCTCGACAAACGCCTTGTACTCTTTGTCGAGCAGATAGCTCTCCTCCTTGTCCTGGCGCACCGGGAACTCCGTTTTCGATCCGACGTACTCCTCGATGTCACGCCTTCGGCGTTGGACCAGGTGTTGCGCGAGGCCTTTGCGAACCGACTCTCGCTCTTTGGATTCTAGATTCTCTGGGAGATATGCAAACTTTTCATCTAACAAACTGAGTAGCGATCGAAACGCTGATTCATTACCGCTGTGAGGCGTAGCCGTGACGAGAATTACGTGGCGATCTTCGGACTCGGTTAGCCGCTTGACTAGTTCGTAACGAGCTTGTCGTCCCTTACCGGCCTTGTCTGCGAGCGTACATGTATGAGCTTCATCAACGATAACCAACTCAGGGCATGCCCTGACAAAATCGTCACGCCGTTGAGCTGATTTAATAAAATCGGTTGAAATGATAACGTTACTAAAGCGATCAAAAAGTGACTCGCCAGGGCGACAACGACGTTCAAGACGCCCCACTGTCGAGCTTAGCACGAGTTCAGCTTCAATATGGAACTTTTGCGCAAGCTCACGTTGCCATTGCTCGGCGAGATGCGGAGGGCATAGGACGGCAATACGTTCGATCTCACCGCGATCAAGCAGTTCACGGGCGATAAGAGATGCCTCGATGGTCTTACCGATACCGACATCGTCCGCAATGAGCAGGCGAACGGGATCGAGCCGCATTGCCATCAGTAATGGGACGAGTTGGTAGGGGCGCGGCTCAACGGCGACTCGACCAAATGAACGAAACGGACCTGCCGCCGAGCGTGTTGAGAGTCGAGCAGCATCGCGAAGTAGGCGACAAGAGTTGAAGTTGCCGCTTCGGGCGGGATCCGGGAGATCGAACGTAGCCTCAAAGACAGGCTCAATGCTAGGACAGAGTCGCGTTACCTCGTCATCGAGTCCACCAATAGGCCGCAGAACGAGAGACGTTTCATCAGAGTCCGGCAGAACGACCCACTCTCGATCACGAGCTCGTACCAGCGTGCCGGGAGGGTATGCTTGGAAGATCGTCATTCGACACCTCCGAAAATATCCGGATGCCGCTTGAAGATGTCGTCCCAAATATCTTGATGATGAAAACGTATCACCAGGTACCCCCTATCAAGTAACTCGCCACTCATTCGCTCATCTACTTTCTTTTGCTCCGCCGTGTCATGGGGTGGGCCATCGATGTAGATTACGGCTCGGGCTCGGTCGTAGTAGAAGTCTGGCCGAGTC
The sequence above is a segment of the Phycisphaeraceae bacterium D3-23 genome. Coding sequences within it:
- a CDS encoding helicase-related protein; the encoded protein is MTIFQAYPPGTLVRARDREWVVLPDSDETSLVLRPIGGLDDEVTRLCPSIEPVFEATFDLPDPARSGNFNSCRLLRDAARLSTRSAAGPFRSFGRVAVEPRPYQLVPLLMAMRLDPVRLLIADDVGIGKTIEASLIARELLDRGEIERIAVLCPPHLAEQWQRELAQKFHIEAELVLSSTVGRLERRCRPGESLFDRFSNVIISTDFIKSAQRRDDFVRACPELVIVDEAHTCTLADKAGKGRQARYELVKRLTESEDRHVILVTATPHSGNESAFRSLLSLLDEKFAYLPENLESKERESVRKGLAQHLVQRRRRDIEEYVGSKTEFPVRQDKEESYLLDKEYKAFVEKAFQFARSILAEEPGEERHRRVRWWSAVALLRAIASSPRAAAATLKNRAATADAETAEEIDDLGRRVVLDQEDSDSVESLDFTPGSDASKDADRSVKDKIRVLAKEAEGLEGKKDAKLQGAIKHIKDLLNKGHNPIVFCRFIETANYVAEQLRDALKKQKAEVVAITGQLPPKDREARIEQLSEYETRVLVCTDCLSEGVNLQASFDAVFHYDLSWNPTRHEQREGRVDRFGQANSEVRVVTYFGRDNQIDGVVLDVLLRKHKQIKSDLGISIAVPGNSEDVAEALFEGLLLREAASGSPAQAFLPQFEEWLKPQREEIHAKWEEAREKEKKSRSRFAQHTISTEEVSKELGAVRSAIGAGPLVKEFLTDVLHLAQVPFSEKNDGRIEIRLTKESSRALRNAIGHEGTLRGRFDLPIEDKEKYLCRTSPEIEGLASYVIETALDEIAAEDEQPIASRCGIITTDAVNEKTTLLLVRYRYHLHVKKRGGEAKTLLAEEIIAPAFTGTPEKAAWLDEEVAKTLLDAKPSANTNPSLAKAQLERLVSIASSLDPELNKIATQRAAALGDAHNRIREQAKMTGKAVVEPMLPADLLGCFILLPHQGGA
- a CDS encoding N-6 DNA methylase, whose translation is MLRRIAALEIEGLKPEDYHLPPSVKLNEAISQSWSRILAFWKSFSEAREKITDDDETGALITRERWLLPLFQELGYGRLTTQKSPEIDGKVYPIERFWQEVPIHLVGCKLSMDRRAKGVRGAATASPHSLVQEYLNRSDDHLWAFVSNGLQLRILRDNLALSRQSFVEFDLEAMLEGEVYADFALLWVLCHQSRLEGDMPEDCWLEKWSKVAREQGTRILSDLRVGVTRSIEALGTGFIAHRKNDQLRSKLESGELSTQDYYRQLLRIVYRLLFLFVAEDRDLLHSPDAEESACSLYDANYSTRHFRYLADTIRGSKHADLWHIFSLVSQSLAQSNGCPELGLPGLGSFLWSGNSTPDLLGPAQAVEGQQPVLIRNMDLLDAVRKLAFIERDNTLRAVDYRNLGSEELGSVYESLLELNPDIDLQAKAFSLRSASGNERKTTGSYYTPDSLVQCLLDSALDPVVEDRIKEATITARADGTSIQEAHEQAILNITVCDPACGSGHFLIAAAHRLAYRLASTRTGETQPTPEDHQHALRDVIRRCVFGVDINPMAAELCKVALWMESLEPGKPLTFLDAHIQVGNSLLGTTPRLMAGGIPDDAFKPIEGDDKKIAAEYKKRNKQERKKGGKGQTSFLAELRNQFPVDLGNMAQTIANLDQGDADSVEAVLALSERYVQAIQSQSYRDARLAADAWCAAFVWKKDKRDTDGWDAITEEVFANLTANPHSQAPWLREEVQRLEGEYQFFHWHLAFPQIFRLLSREQREQSRAANKLDEWADADNTDCGWNGGFDVILGNPPWDTMSPDVKEFFSAFDPDIRSQDKAGQQAIVDLLLDSAEIKSSWESHRRYLYSSVHYIKNSGRYNMFAKGNLGKGDFNIYRMFVETALTTVASKGTAAQFVPENLSNGPNAAAIRQHLYEQTRLIQLLGFINTNEAWFKDVHTAAKFCLYVSRRGGATSRFPVAFRLDSTNDLKPTDSNRVQMDVTLIRELSPLALAIPELESQEAIDLSIKTYGRWPKFGDTEKWRPVREYMREIDMGNDRHLFNSEGMGVPVYEGRLVGQFDHRAKGYVSGRGRSAVWDDLKFGSSAKCIQPQWWIESDKLPPKVLDRISKYRIGFCDVASPTNERSLVATILPPESVSGHSVPTIVLKDAEPWQYLWWVAAANSFAVDYIVRRKVSLHLNYSILDSIPIPNPSLDTPGVRRCVQLSAQLVCCGDEMQPLWADLQQRGWVEDGDGQFVSEESRLAARAEIDVIVAKEILGLTTTDMKYVLDDFPTTAKYEIARWGSFRSRERILSMFENDSRRTTVEATMSHDNSELMQQATLVPSSCLETDFSSPATLIRSPEIEHARLVEAFRSVREGRSVDYIIAEPALNRSLQKAAIELGIRADAEAVNLALLDARKRGRLTLEETSERFALPARYKPYVFVSQNVLRAVQRSLHNELGTEPSIDRILCNPGWAARFDDLASEVTAHIEQFDPIEFRWAVLFVRKRNKSWAEREATSILNHQGNLFMPDVPGGAGIYRINHSDGALFISATKNLQDQISRHELVGQGELIHPKLWQGLGRPTEASFLTSQSLQGSTNVGLYRMLQEKRPPLNILEEAI